A window of the Acidimicrobiales bacterium genome harbors these coding sequences:
- a CDS encoding CGNR zinc finger domain-containing protein codes for MYVGSTIQSEIAITIDVSFEMANALAAGDLDARAMLSEAGFTRAPTASEASMSRLVDRLGELLPLFDHLADADDAQATRRINEQLTELAVAPAVQSHDGIGPHIHWTPANATFDDQVITDVVMALAQEICDHGTLRFGRCGAADCENLYFDQTRNHSRRFCSDSRCASRTHTADHRARRRSG; via the coding sequence GTGTACGTAGGTTCAACGATCCAATCCGAGATCGCCATCACGATCGATGTCTCGTTCGAGATGGCGAACGCGCTGGCGGCCGGCGACCTCGACGCTCGGGCCATGCTGAGCGAAGCCGGCTTCACCCGGGCACCGACCGCGTCGGAAGCGTCGATGTCACGGCTGGTGGATCGGCTGGGTGAACTTCTTCCGCTGTTCGATCACCTCGCCGACGCCGACGACGCCCAGGCCACTCGCCGCATCAACGAACAACTCACCGAGCTCGCCGTCGCCCCGGCCGTCCAGAGCCACGACGGCATCGGTCCCCACATCCACTGGACGCCCGCCAACGCCACCTTCGACGACCAGGTCATCACCGACGTCGTGATGGCCCTGGCCCAGGAGATCTGCGACCACGGCACGCTCCGCTTCGGCCGCTGCGGCGCGGCCGACTGCGAGAACCTCTATTTCGACCAGACCCGCAATCACTCCCGCCGCTTCTGTTCCGACAGCCGCTGCGCCAGCCGAACCCACACCGCCGACCACCGCGCCCGACGACGCTCGGGCTGA
- a CDS encoding S9 family peptidase — MTGNSDATDRSPHAAVARDHLHGLTTVGAPALSPDGGRLASVVRTVDLDANQSSSRVWLDGAPLTAGPKDAGPVWSPDGRWLAFTSQRSETKGEATLHVLPVDGPGEVRQLCAMPDGLGDVAWSPDGQWLAFTSRTRDSRYEAKDESWQSPRKVERFFSRLNGEDWVFDRPQHLYVVRADGTGSPRNLTPGPFQHTGISWLADSSGVVTSAQRHDTWDRDLAEDLYLVPLDGEVVALTQQTGLYGGPSVSPDGSLVAFYGVDDSLLFPQNFRIGVVQTDGSDRRWISEGLDRTFVCTAGAVAPVWLDDATLLATAEDRGETHLYRLTVDGATPEPITSGPITVGAFSAQGGALAAAISRVDQTPELWLAEGDAELKRVTSFSRSWRQWEKFTAPCADGSGEIDAWIMRPEGFEESGSYPVLLNVHGGPFTQYGELFFDEAQMQASAGFVVIMSNPRGGSGRDTAWGQAINGRKQKAAPGSGWGSVDVDDVLSVLDAALDRYSFCDGERVGMLGGSYGGYMATMLAARHGDRFSAICSERAVNNLLSEEWASDIATAFRTEHGVDPVEDPEEYLRMSPSTMARDIHVPMLLIHSENDLRCPINQAEELWVTLRLLGRDVTFYRFPGEDHELSRSGSPVHRQMRAEIILDFFAEHLRPASPNSTDSA; from the coding sequence ATGACTGGGAACAGCGACGCAACAGATCGGTCCCCGCACGCTGCGGTTGCCCGAGATCACCTGCACGGATTGACCACGGTGGGAGCGCCGGCGCTGTCGCCCGACGGCGGCCGCCTCGCGTCGGTGGTGCGAACGGTCGATCTCGACGCCAACCAGTCCTCGTCCCGGGTGTGGCTCGACGGTGCGCCGCTCACGGCGGGACCGAAAGATGCCGGCCCGGTGTGGTCGCCCGACGGGCGCTGGTTGGCCTTCACGAGCCAGCGGAGCGAGACGAAAGGGGAGGCGACGCTCCACGTGCTGCCGGTCGACGGGCCGGGCGAGGTCCGCCAGCTCTGTGCGATGCCCGACGGGCTCGGGGACGTCGCGTGGTCACCCGATGGTCAATGGCTCGCGTTCACCAGTCGCACTCGCGACTCGCGCTACGAGGCGAAGGACGAGTCGTGGCAGTCGCCCCGCAAGGTCGAGCGGTTCTTCTCGCGGTTGAACGGCGAGGATTGGGTTTTCGACCGGCCCCAGCACCTGTACGTCGTTCGCGCCGACGGCACCGGCTCGCCTCGGAACCTCACACCTGGACCGTTCCAGCACACGGGGATCTCTTGGTTGGCCGATTCGTCCGGTGTCGTCACCAGCGCGCAGCGCCACGACACCTGGGATCGTGATCTGGCCGAGGACCTCTATCTCGTTCCGCTCGACGGAGAGGTGGTGGCGCTCACGCAGCAGACCGGGTTGTACGGCGGCCCGTCGGTCTCGCCCGACGGTTCGCTGGTCGCCTTCTACGGAGTCGACGACTCACTTCTGTTCCCACAGAACTTCCGCATCGGTGTGGTGCAGACCGACGGCTCGGATCGTCGCTGGATCAGCGAAGGGCTCGATCGGACCTTCGTCTGCACGGCAGGCGCGGTCGCCCCGGTCTGGCTCGACGACGCCACGCTGCTGGCGACGGCCGAGGACCGCGGGGAGACCCACCTCTACCGACTGACCGTCGATGGTGCCACGCCCGAGCCGATCACCTCCGGTCCGATCACGGTGGGCGCGTTCTCCGCTCAGGGGGGCGCGTTGGCAGCGGCGATCAGTCGTGTCGACCAGACCCCCGAGCTCTGGCTCGCCGAGGGCGACGCCGAGCTGAAGCGGGTGACGTCGTTCAGCCGGTCGTGGCGGCAGTGGGAGAAGTTCACGGCCCCGTGTGCCGACGGAAGTGGCGAGATCGACGCGTGGATCATGCGTCCCGAGGGCTTCGAGGAGTCCGGTTCCTATCCGGTACTGCTCAACGTGCACGGCGGCCCGTTCACCCAGTACGGGGAGCTGTTCTTCGACGAGGCCCAGATGCAGGCGTCGGCCGGCTTCGTCGTGATCATGTCGAATCCCCGGGGCGGCAGCGGTCGTGACACGGCCTGGGGGCAGGCCATCAACGGTCGCAAGCAGAAGGCCGCACCCGGGAGCGGGTGGGGCTCGGTCGATGTCGACGACGTGTTGTCGGTGCTCGACGCGGCGCTCGACCGGTACTCGTTCTGCGACGGCGAACGGGTCGGCATGCTCGGCGGAAGCTACGGCGGCTACATGGCCACCATGCTCGCCGCTCGCCACGGCGACCGGTTCTCAGCGATCTGCTCCGAACGAGCGGTCAACAACTTGCTCAGCGAGGAGTGGGCGAGCGACATCGCCACGGCGTTTCGCACCGAACACGGTGTGGATCCGGTCGAGGACCCCGAGGAGTATCTGCGGATGTCGCCCAGCACCATGGCACGCGACATCCACGTGCCGATGCTGCTGATTCACTCCGAGAACGACCTGCGGTGCCCGATCAACCAGGCCGAGGAGCTGTGGGTCACCCTCCGCCTGCTCGGGCGTGACGTCACCTTCTATCGTTTCCCCGGCGAGGACCACGAGCTGTCGCGCAGCGGGTCGCCGGTGCATCGTCAGATGCGTGCCGAGATCATTCTCGACTTCTTCGCCGAGCACCTTCGTCCCGCCAGCCCGAACTCCACCGACTCCGCCTGA
- a CDS encoding EAL domain-containing protein, which translates to MFTTLSPPTRTVGEEGLRWAERIERALRGEGVRTVFQPIVDLRAKAVVGYEALTRFADGSGRYLGPEEWFAAAHEFGAGADLEATCLSLALSHRSSLPENCFLSLNVDPDALRSPRVRHLLHDEGDLDGVVLEITEHRPWSWPMMASVVAELRSAGARFAIDNAGTGQTGLRQLLDVRPDVLKLDRGLVESIDSDEAKEALVEMIELFSRRIGACVLAEGVETFEEAACLISLGVPLAQGYLFGRPADPWLDMPTATKLQLGSF; encoded by the coding sequence ATGTTCACGACGCTGAGTCCACCCACCCGAACCGTCGGCGAAGAAGGCCTCCGTTGGGCGGAACGCATCGAGCGAGCGTTGCGTGGCGAGGGCGTTCGCACGGTTTTCCAGCCGATCGTGGATCTGCGAGCGAAGGCGGTCGTTGGGTACGAAGCCCTGACCCGGTTCGCCGACGGCTCCGGTCGCTACCTCGGGCCGGAGGAGTGGTTTGCCGCGGCCCACGAGTTCGGTGCGGGCGCCGATCTGGAGGCAACGTGTTTGTCGCTCGCGCTGTCCCATCGGTCGTCGCTCCCGGAGAACTGCTTCCTCAGTCTGAACGTCGACCCGGATGCCCTGCGCTCGCCGCGGGTCCGCCACCTGTTGCACGACGAAGGCGACCTCGACGGCGTCGTGCTCGAGATCACCGAGCACCGACCGTGGTCGTGGCCGATGATGGCGTCGGTCGTGGCCGAGCTGCGCTCAGCCGGCGCGCGGTTCGCAATCGACAATGCCGGCACCGGACAGACCGGGCTTCGTCAGCTTCTCGACGTCCGTCCGGACGTGCTGAAGCTCGACCGCGGGCTCGTCGAGAGCATCGACAGCGACGAGGCCAAGGAAGCGCTGGTCGAGATGATCGAGTTGTTCTCCCGTCGCATCGGCGCATGTGTGCTTGCCGAGGGGGTCGAGACCTTCGAGGAGGCGGCGTGTCTGATCTCCCTCGGGGTCCCGCTTGCCCAGGGCTATCTGTTCGGTCGCCCGGCCGATCCGTGGCTGGACATGCCGACGGCGACGAAGCTACAGCTCGGGTCGTTCTGA
- a CDS encoding class I SAM-dependent methyltransferase: MSDQNAWLALTTKNPGHSTWYIERFQTMAAEGKDLHGEARMLDAMAARGSRILDAGCGPGRVGARLAELGHEVVGVDLDPVLIDHARSEHPDSTWIVADLADLDLAAHGVSDPFDLIVSAGNVVTFLAPSTRRAVLANLCDLLADDGRLVVGFGAGRDYAFDDFFADAESVGLVRLLDVGTWDLRPFTTDSDFLIAVLARRAGTAG, encoded by the coding sequence ATGTCCGATCAGAACGCCTGGCTCGCCCTCACCACCAAGAACCCCGGTCACTCCACCTGGTACATCGAGCGGTTCCAGACCATGGCAGCAGAGGGCAAGGATCTCCACGGTGAGGCCCGCATGCTCGATGCCATGGCAGCCCGTGGCAGCCGCATTCTCGACGCCGGCTGCGGGCCCGGGCGCGTCGGCGCTCGCCTCGCCGAACTGGGCCATGAGGTCGTCGGCGTCGATCTCGATCCCGTCCTGATCGACCATGCACGCAGCGAGCACCCGGACTCGACCTGGATCGTGGCCGACCTGGCCGACCTCGACCTGGCGGCTCACGGGGTGTCGGACCCGTTCGATCTGATCGTGAGCGCCGGCAACGTCGTCACCTTCCTCGCCCCGAGTACCCGTCGAGCGGTGCTGGCCAACCTCTGCGACCTGCTCGCCGACGACGGACGACTGGTGGTGGGGTTCGGGGCCGGTCGCGACTACGCCTTCGACGACTTTTTTGCCGACGCCGAATCAGTCGGCCTGGTCCGGCTCCTCGACGTGGGAACGTGGGACCTTCGCCCGTTCACGACCGACTCCGACTTCCTGATCGCCGTCCTCGCACGCCGAGCCGGCACTGCGGGCTGA
- a CDS encoding AMP-binding protein has product METALVDGEPRVIVDSRADGTLLLTNPRRLGPLERSLVHVLLDRAEATPDAVLLAQKRPDGSWEELRYGEAVERTRSTAQWLLDRGADVDHPLALLSPASIQHFVMVWGAQMARVPTVPVSLSYSTVAGAFPKLAAVLDLVAPSFVFAEDLSVHASALESIGFADDGVTYIGAPGNGGAVAASTPMVSFEAVSATVATADVEASIDAIDHDTITRYMFTSGSTGMPKGVIHDHGMACGQLASNAASRGFGFGDRAPRVLDWMPWSHVGAGVMRLNGVIARGGSVYLDTGRPVPGQFEATIENMRQVRPTTYSGAPLGWAVLTDALERDPGLAELFFANVDTMQFGSAAMPAPLAERLEVLHRRHTGERLVMGTSLLSTEVSIGLLRDWPCDDLDVLGLPAPGAEVKLLPVGGGRYEIRIRSRGVTRGYLKAPEKTAEAFDDEGFFCMGDAVRFCDPDDPQRGLVFAGRVAEDFKLQSGTWVSAGALRSQAVAATSPLVRDAVVCGLNQDHVGLMVWLNAEQCVAVASDDPIESSSAVRAAIAAGLARHNAAHPSSSTRIDRFLILDEPPDPGAYEITDKGYVNQAAVQQRRADLVQRLFGDDDPIVTVVGS; this is encoded by the coding sequence ATGGAGACAGCCTTGGTCGATGGCGAGCCGCGAGTCATCGTGGACTCGCGTGCCGACGGCACCCTGCTGCTGACGAATCCCCGCAGGCTCGGGCCGCTTGAACGCAGCCTCGTGCACGTGTTGCTCGACCGAGCGGAGGCGACGCCCGACGCCGTGCTGCTGGCCCAGAAGCGGCCGGACGGTTCGTGGGAGGAGCTTCGCTACGGTGAGGCCGTCGAGCGGACTCGCTCGACTGCGCAGTGGCTGCTCGATCGAGGAGCCGATGTCGATCATCCGCTGGCGCTGCTGTCGCCGGCGTCGATCCAGCATTTCGTCATGGTGTGGGGCGCGCAGATGGCACGTGTTCCCACGGTGCCGGTGAGCTTGTCGTACTCGACGGTCGCCGGGGCATTCCCCAAGTTGGCGGCCGTCCTGGATCTGGTGGCACCGAGCTTCGTTTTCGCCGAAGACCTGTCGGTGCATGCGTCGGCGCTCGAATCCATCGGCTTCGCCGACGACGGCGTCACCTACATCGGTGCGCCAGGGAATGGCGGAGCGGTTGCTGCGTCGACGCCAATGGTGTCGTTCGAAGCGGTGTCCGCCACGGTGGCGACCGCCGACGTCGAGGCGTCGATCGACGCCATCGACCACGACACGATCACGCGCTACATGTTCACCTCCGGCTCCACTGGTATGCCGAAGGGCGTCATCCACGACCACGGGATGGCATGCGGCCAGCTCGCGAGCAATGCGGCGAGTCGTGGTTTCGGGTTCGGAGATCGGGCCCCCAGGGTGCTCGATTGGATGCCGTGGAGTCATGTCGGTGCCGGGGTGATGCGGCTCAACGGCGTGATCGCCAGGGGCGGCTCGGTCTACCTCGACACCGGCCGTCCGGTGCCCGGCCAGTTCGAGGCCACCATCGAGAACATGCGCCAGGTGCGGCCGACCACCTACAGCGGAGCACCGCTGGGGTGGGCAGTGCTGACCGACGCCCTCGAGCGCGATCCCGGGCTCGCCGAGCTGTTCTTCGCCAACGTCGACACCATGCAGTTCGGTTCGGCGGCCATGCCGGCGCCGCTGGCCGAGCGACTCGAAGTGCTCCATCGTCGGCACACCGGCGAGCGGCTCGTGATGGGAACCAGCCTGCTGTCGACCGAGGTGAGCATCGGGCTGCTGCGGGATTGGCCGTGCGACGACCTCGACGTGCTCGGTCTCCCGGCCCCGGGGGCCGAGGTGAAGCTGCTGCCAGTGGGCGGTGGCCGGTACGAGATCCGGATTCGGTCGCGCGGCGTCACGCGTGGGTATTTGAAGGCGCCGGAGAAGACCGCTGAGGCGTTCGACGACGAAGGCTTCTTCTGCATGGGCGACGCCGTCCGGTTCTGTGACCCGGACGACCCGCAACGCGGTCTGGTCTTCGCCGGTCGAGTGGCCGAGGACTTCAAGCTGCAGAGCGGAACGTGGGTCAGCGCCGGGGCGCTGCGTTCGCAGGCCGTTGCGGCGACGTCGCCGCTGGTGCGCGACGCCGTGGTCTGCGGGCTGAACCAGGACCATGTCGGGCTCATGGTGTGGCTCAACGCCGAGCAGTGCGTGGCGGTTGCAAGCGACGACCCGATCGAGTCGTCATCAGCGGTGCGCGCCGCCATTGCCGCCGGTCTCGCTCGGCACAATGCTGCGCATCCGAGTTCGTCCACCCGAATCGACCGGTTCCTGATCCTCGACGAGCCCCCGGACCCGGGCGCCTACGAGATCACCGACAAGGGCTATGTCAACCAGGCGGCGGTCCAACAGCGGAGGGCCGACTTGGTACAGCGGCTCTTCGGCGACGACGATCCCATTGTCACCGTGGTCGGCTCCTGA
- the ftrA gene encoding transcriptional regulator FtrA: MVTNRSVVAVAYDGLCAFEFGVATELFGLARPELDVDWYDFEVVSVDPGPLRTLGGVTISAPTDLRRIETAGTVVLPGWRNPAERPPEPLLDALRVAHDRGARLMSICSGVFVLAATGLLDGRSATTHWRYTERLQQDYPAIDVQPDVLYIDNGQLLTSAGSAAGLDLGLHLIRRDHGPTAANQVARRLVVPPHRDGGQAQYISAPVAPESATSLAATIDWAVERLHQPLAVADLAAHACMNERTFARRFTNDTGLSPHRWLTRQRVLRAQELLETTDLGVDAVAISAGFGSAANLRKHFERETHTTPTRYRATFAR, encoded by the coding sequence ATGGTGACGAATCGGTCAGTGGTCGCAGTCGCGTACGACGGGTTGTGTGCGTTCGAGTTCGGCGTCGCCACCGAGCTGTTCGGCCTCGCCCGACCCGAGCTCGACGTCGACTGGTACGACTTCGAGGTGGTGTCGGTCGACCCCGGTCCGCTCCGCACCCTGGGCGGCGTCACGATCTCCGCTCCCACCGATCTCCGACGGATCGAGACCGCAGGCACCGTCGTGCTCCCGGGCTGGCGCAACCCCGCCGAGCGGCCGCCCGAGCCGTTGCTCGATGCGCTGCGAGTCGCCCACGACCGTGGCGCCCGACTCATGTCGATCTGCTCGGGCGTCTTCGTGCTGGCCGCCACCGGACTGCTCGATGGACGATCAGCCACCACCCATTGGCGCTACACCGAGCGACTGCAGCAGGACTACCCGGCCATCGACGTGCAGCCCGACGTCCTCTACATCGACAACGGTCAGCTCCTCACCTCGGCCGGGAGCGCAGCAGGACTCGACCTCGGACTCCATCTCATCCGACGAGACCACGGTCCGACCGCCGCCAACCAGGTGGCGCGCCGCCTCGTCGTCCCACCCCACCGTGACGGCGGCCAGGCCCAGTACATCTCGGCACCGGTGGCACCCGAGAGCGCCACCTCACTCGCCGCCACCATCGACTGGGCGGTCGAGCGACTCCACCAGCCGCTCGCCGTGGCCGACCTCGCTGCTCACGCCTGCATGAACGAACGCACCTTCGCCCGCCGGTTCACCAACGACACCGGACTGTCGCCGCATCGGTGGCTCACACGGCAACGGGTACTGCGGGCCCAGGAGTTGCTCGAGACCACAGACCTCGGCGTCGACGCCGTGGCGATCAGTGCCGGCTTCGGGAGTGCGGCCAACCTGCGCAAACACTTCGAGCGGGAGACCCACACCACACCAACTCGCTATCGAGCCACGTTCGCCCGCTGA
- a CDS encoding ATP-dependent DNA helicase UvrD2 produces the protein MAIACVYCGGEHETAAQVRQCWQQHDEPTMQTTASYAATGPASSAEPMPEPWPDRVEDQHLPPPLDDDERRPAPRPLPPRVAPIEARRGAAPAHPGPDELGRNAVVTSGVTPPPPWNTAERVVIDATTLARPTDTLQRLRDAAFARRRVAIELAVDLEQPPASIERRPPHELHPSFAFELDELWHHVWSNSVDLRKPDQPRWIGLDTAIAAGAIPVGDGTADVELASGLRVWIDGGPFRHTDPIDGVAVVPFVSIEHRAPAVPGPNVATADLAPDQLAAVTHAGGTARIIAPAGSGKTRVLTERARHLLINWNVPPSAVSLVAFNKRAQEEIAERTDDLPMLGIRTLNAIGLAIVNGTPPFAPQPKRWNTIGEIEVRRIIGKLVSFPRRRNADPVAPWIEALSVIRLGLVDPSDVEARYDGDVDGLAEMWPSYRAELARAGAVDFDDQIYRALEVLLTQPDARATAQRACRVMLVDEFQDLTPAHVLLIRLLASPGGAVFGVGDDDQTIYGYNGADPAWLIDFDVLFPGAESHPLEVNYRCPAGIVDAVDRLLRHNTRRVHKTIRASSVDPSGWRAESSADPVATTVASVRAALTDGATPSDIAVLTRVNAVLAPVQVALGVAGIPVNGGVGPEFAERTAIRTVLAWIALATTGAGGRQRFATDDVREALRRPSRSFHPRINDWIAEQASLDDLERLADRLNNDKDADRLRGFTGDIAALQRLARSGATTSRLVTSLIDDIGLAGAVTTLDVHRRGMNRAAQSDDLTAIGQLARLHDDPATFGSWLRSQLAVRGSNDGVVLATVHRVKGQEWPHVVVHLADDEQYPHRLADDVEEERRLFHVGITRASSEATIVTGPHPSPFIAELSNEPSQSAPVRLHATPPPTTTRSSAKAGDPQAELDEQGQARYDRLVELRHELRDGKPAYVVFDNKTAVAIAAAAPTTLRALGRVKGIGPTKLDKYGEAILRVINA, from the coding sequence ATGGCGATTGCGTGCGTGTACTGCGGGGGCGAGCACGAGACGGCGGCCCAAGTCCGCCAGTGCTGGCAGCAACACGACGAGCCGACAATGCAGACGACGGCGAGCTACGCGGCCACCGGCCCCGCGTCGTCCGCCGAACCGATGCCCGAGCCGTGGCCAGACAGGGTGGAAGACCAACACCTCCCTCCCCCGCTCGACGACGACGAGCGCCGACCGGCACCCCGACCGCTCCCGCCCCGCGTCGCGCCGATCGAGGCCCGCCGAGGCGCTGCGCCGGCCCACCCCGGCCCCGACGAGCTCGGACGCAACGCCGTCGTCACCTCCGGCGTCACACCACCGCCACCCTGGAACACCGCGGAGCGGGTGGTCATCGACGCGACGACACTCGCCCGCCCGACCGACACGCTGCAGCGACTGCGAGATGCGGCGTTCGCTCGGCGGCGCGTCGCCATCGAACTCGCCGTCGATCTCGAGCAACCGCCGGCATCGATCGAGCGACGCCCACCTCACGAACTACATCCCTCCTTCGCGTTCGAGCTCGACGAGTTGTGGCACCACGTGTGGTCGAACAGCGTCGACCTCCGGAAGCCTGATCAGCCTCGGTGGATCGGGCTCGACACCGCCATCGCTGCGGGCGCCATCCCGGTCGGCGACGGGACCGCCGACGTCGAACTCGCCTCCGGCCTTCGGGTGTGGATCGATGGAGGACCGTTCCGCCATACCGACCCCATCGACGGTGTTGCCGTCGTCCCCTTCGTCTCGATCGAACACCGAGCGCCCGCCGTCCCCGGCCCCAACGTCGCAACGGCCGATCTCGCTCCCGACCAGCTCGCTGCGGTCACCCACGCAGGTGGCACGGCACGCATCATCGCGCCTGCCGGGTCGGGCAAGACCCGGGTCCTCACCGAGCGCGCACGGCATCTGCTCATCAACTGGAACGTTCCACCCAGTGCCGTGAGCCTCGTTGCCTTCAACAAGCGGGCGCAGGAGGAGATCGCCGAACGCACCGACGACCTTCCGATGCTCGGCATCCGGACACTCAACGCCATTGGCCTGGCGATCGTGAACGGCACCCCTCCGTTCGCTCCCCAACCCAAGCGATGGAACACCATCGGCGAGATCGAGGTCCGCCGGATCATCGGCAAGCTCGTCTCGTTTCCGCGCCGCCGCAATGCCGACCCGGTCGCTCCGTGGATCGAGGCACTCAGCGTCATTCGCCTCGGCCTTGTCGATCCGAGCGACGTCGAGGCCCGCTACGACGGTGACGTCGACGGGCTGGCCGAGATGTGGCCGTCGTATCGGGCCGAGCTCGCCCGAGCCGGGGCAGTCGACTTCGACGACCAGATCTACCGGGCGCTCGAGGTGCTGCTCACCCAGCCCGACGCCCGGGCCACGGCCCAGCGGGCCTGCCGAGTCATGCTCGTCGACGAGTTCCAAGACCTCACGCCCGCCCATGTGCTGCTCATCCGGCTCCTCGCCTCGCCCGGCGGTGCCGTGTTCGGCGTCGGCGACGACGACCAGACGATCTACGGCTACAACGGCGCCGATCCGGCATGGCTCATCGACTTCGACGTGTTGTTCCCGGGGGCCGAGTCGCACCCCCTCGAGGTCAACTACCGATGTCCGGCCGGCATCGTCGACGCCGTCGATCGACTCCTGCGACACAACACTCGCCGTGTCCACAAGACCATCCGAGCGAGTTCGGTAGATCCGTCGGGTTGGCGAGCCGAGTCGTCGGCCGACCCCGTTGCCACCACGGTTGCGTCGGTTCGAGCGGCGCTCACCGACGGCGCGACACCCTCCGACATCGCCGTGCTGACGCGAGTCAACGCCGTGCTCGCCCCGGTACAAGTGGCCCTCGGCGTTGCCGGCATTCCGGTGAACGGCGGCGTCGGGCCCGAGTTCGCCGAACGAACGGCGATCCGCACCGTGCTCGCCTGGATCGCGCTGGCGACGACCGGTGCCGGCGGCCGCCAACGGTTCGCCACCGACGACGTGCGCGAGGCGTTGCGCCGACCATCGCGATCCTTCCACCCCCGCATCAACGACTGGATCGCCGAACAGGCGAGCCTCGACGATCTCGAACGGTTGGCGGACCGGCTCAACAACGACAAGGACGCCGACCGGCTCCGAGGATTCACCGGCGACATTGCAGCGCTGCAGCGGCTTGCCCGCTCCGGTGCGACGACGAGCCGACTGGTCACGTCATTGATCGACGACATCGGGCTGGCTGGGGCCGTGACCACACTCGACGTGCACCGACGGGGCATGAATCGTGCAGCGCAGAGCGACGACCTCACGGCGATCGGTCAACTGGCTCGCCTGCACGACGACCCGGCCACGTTCGGCTCGTGGCTGCGCTCGCAACTTGCCGTTCGGGGATCAAACGACGGCGTCGTGCTCGCCACGGTGCATCGGGTGAAGGGGCAGGAATGGCCCCATGTCGTGGTGCACCTCGCCGACGACGAGCAGTACCCCCATCGACTCGCCGACGACGTCGAGGAGGAACGTCGGCTGTTCCATGTCGGCATCACCCGGGCCAGCAGCGAAGCCACGATCGTGACCGGGCCGCACCCCAGTCCCTTCATCGCCGAACTCTCCAACGAACCGTCGCAGAGCGCGCCGGTGCGGCTCCACGCCACCCCACCGCCCACCACGACACGATCGTCGGCCAAGGCCGGCGACCCCCAGGCCGAACTCGATGAGCAAGGTCAGGCACGGTATGACCGGCTGGTCGAACTGCGTCACGAACTGCGCGACGGCAAGCCCGCCTACGTGGTCTTCGACAACAAGACGGCCGTCGCCATCGCGGCGGCAGCACCGACGACGCTTCGAGCCCTCGGTCGAGTGAAGGGCATCGGGCCGACCAAGCTCGACAAGTACGGCGAGGCCATCCTCCGAGTGATCAACGCATGA